One window of the Archangium primigenium genome contains the following:
- a CDS encoding hybrid sensor histidine kinase/response regulator, with protein MDPRVLRSLWPIFAAETREQLQTIGTAVLGLEQGTAEQAAEQLTALKREVHSLKGSAASLGLTDIEQLVHAIEDGLARCSPGHVPPPGLVDSTLRSLSAIEAALNRGDAGEPPAIEGLSGLLAGLGRGGLAQASDTKPRVPAQFRREGLQTLEKLEAALGRLCSPGLEDRPGAVWEAVGLAELLKAAANVAGVTAVESLASSIRAGFARMEEAGVGASVAASDIAGALVQLRGSLEALEEMAPEPAVAPAEPEVTARSASGRRQQQDMDRAVRVSVRTLDSLALQVEQLAAGRAQQLRRAEAHRELMEQTNNALLQLERAAQQLALSGGGGGALESLRAGVGQVRGVQKQLLQLSKDVHREGEQLALVAQVVRDDLRDLRMVPASQMLEPLKRTVREVAARLGKDVELVLAGGDVRIDRRIVDVLKDPLQHLVRNALDHGLESTSERVAAGKSPRGQLSVRVEPRGTRLAVVVEDDGSGLSPENVRATAVRRGMLSDLEAAKLTDMQAARLVFEPGFSTREQVTETSGRGVGLDVVQSTATRLQGAVDIAFTRGQGTRFTIDLPLILAGALGLLVRAGTAVVAIPSDAVERVLRLAPDDVGTVAGHVVARVEDEQLPFHPLSVSLHMPRLPLALESGKPQTAMVLALGGVRAVFAIDAVVGQQEIVVRSLGRHLRHVTHLAGAAVLDDGSVVPVLNAPELLRAAATPVVLRAAPETRRPHILVCDDALTTRFAIKSLLEIAGYSVVTAADGQEALGILERTACQLVVSDWQMPRLDGIGLTRRIRAHPRLSHIPVILCTSLDTPQERAAGLEAGADGYLVKREVERGKLLDLVRQLLPTHS; from the coding sequence ATGGATCCTCGGGTGTTGCGCAGCCTCTGGCCCATCTTCGCCGCGGAGACGCGCGAACAGTTGCAGACCATTGGCACCGCGGTGCTGGGGCTGGAGCAGGGCACGGCCGAGCAGGCCGCCGAGCAGCTCACGGCCCTCAAGCGCGAGGTGCACAGCCTCAAGGGCTCCGCGGCCAGTCTCGGCCTGACGGACATCGAGCAGCTGGTGCATGCCATCGAGGACGGGCTCGCGCGCTGCTCTCCGGGCCATGTGCCGCCGCCCGGGCTCGTGGACTCCACGCTGCGCAGCCTGTCGGCCATCGAGGCGGCGCTCAACCGGGGGGACGCCGGGGAGCCGCCCGCCATCGAGGGGTTGTCCGGTTTGCTGGCGGGACTCGGCCGGGGCGGGCTGGCGCAGGCGAGTGACACCAAGCCCCGCGTTCCGGCGCAGTTCCGGCGCGAGGGCCTGCAGACGCTCGAGAAGCTGGAGGCGGCGCTGGGCCGGCTGTGCTCGCCGGGGCTGGAGGATCGGCCCGGGGCGGTGTGGGAAGCGGTGGGCCTCGCCGAGCTGCTCAAGGCCGCGGCCAACGTGGCGGGCGTGACGGCGGTGGAGTCGCTGGCCAGCTCCATCCGGGCCGGCTTCGCGCGCATGGAGGAGGCGGGCGTTGGCGCCAGCGTGGCGGCCTCGGACATCGCGGGCGCGCTCGTGCAGCTGCGCGGCTCGCTGGAGGCGCTGGAGGAGATGGCGCCCGAGCCCGCGGTGGCCCCCGCCGAGCCCGAGGTGACGGCGCGCTCGGCTTCCGGCCGGCGGCAGCAGCAGGACATGGACCGGGCGGTGCGCGTGTCGGTGCGCACGCTCGACTCGCTGGCCCTGCAGGTGGAGCAGCTCGCGGCGGGACGCGCCCAGCAGTTGCGCCGCGCGGAGGCGCACCGCGAGCTGATGGAGCAGACGAACAACGCCCTGTTGCAACTGGAGCGCGCGGCCCAGCAGCTCGCGCTGTCCGGCGGGGGCGGCGGCGCCCTGGAGTCCCTGCGCGCCGGCGTGGGGCAGGTGCGCGGCGTGCAGAAGCAGCTGTTGCAGCTGTCCAAGGACGTGCACCGCGAGGGCGAGCAGCTCGCGCTGGTGGCCCAGGTGGTGCGCGATGACCTGCGGGATCTGCGCATGGTGCCCGCCTCGCAGATGCTCGAGCCGCTCAAGCGCACGGTGCGCGAGGTGGCCGCGCGGCTGGGCAAGGACGTGGAGCTGGTGCTCGCCGGAGGCGATGTCCGCATCGACCGGCGCATCGTGGACGTGCTGAAGGATCCCCTGCAGCACCTGGTGCGCAACGCCCTGGACCACGGGCTGGAGTCCACCTCCGAGCGCGTGGCGGCGGGCAAGTCGCCGCGCGGGCAGCTGTCCGTGCGGGTGGAGCCCCGGGGCACGCGCCTGGCGGTGGTGGTGGAGGACGACGGCTCGGGCCTGTCCCCGGAGAACGTGCGCGCCACGGCCGTGCGCCGGGGGATGCTCAGCGACCTGGAGGCCGCCAAGCTCACCGACATGCAGGCCGCGCGGCTCGTCTTCGAGCCCGGGTTCTCCACCCGCGAGCAGGTGACGGAGACGTCCGGGCGGGGCGTGGGCCTGGACGTGGTGCAGAGCACCGCCACGCGGCTGCAGGGCGCCGTGGACATCGCCTTCACCCGGGGCCAGGGCACGCGCTTCACCATCGATCTGCCCCTCATCCTCGCCGGCGCCCTCGGGCTGCTCGTGCGCGCCGGCACCGCGGTGGTCGCCATTCCCTCGGACGCCGTGGAGCGCGTGCTGCGCCTGGCCCCGGACGACGTGGGCACCGTGGCCGGCCACGTGGTGGCGCGCGTGGAGGACGAGCAGCTGCCCTTCCATCCGCTCTCCGTGTCCCTGCACATGCCGCGGCTGCCGCTCGCGCTCGAGTCCGGCAAGCCCCAGACGGCCATGGTGCTGGCGCTCGGTGGCGTGCGCGCCGTGTTCGCCATCGACGCCGTGGTGGGCCAGCAGGAGATCGTGGTGCGCTCGCTGGGCCGTCACCTGCGCCACGTGACGCACCTGGCGGGCGCCGCCGTGCTGGACGACGGCAGCGTGGTGCCCGTGCTCAACGCGCCCGAGCTCTTGCGCGCCGCCGCCACGCCCGTGGTGCTGCGCGCCGCTCCCGAGACGCGCCGCCCCCACATCCTCGTGTGCGACGACGCGCTCACCACGCGCTTCGCCATCAAGTCCCTCTTGGAAATCGCCGGCTACTCGGTGGTGACGGCCGCCGACGGTCAGGAGGCCCTGGGCATCCTCGAGCGCACCGCGTGCCAGCTCGTCGTGAGTGATTGGCAGATGCCCCGGCTCGACGGCATCGGCCTCACCCGCCGCATCCGCGCCCACCCGCGCCTGTCCCACATCCCGGTCATCCTCTGTACCTCGCTGGACACCCCGCAGGAGCGCGCCGCCGGCCTGGAGGCGGGCGCCGATGGCTACCTCGTCAAGCGCGAGGTGGAGCGCGGCAAGTTGTTGGATCTGGTACGTCAGCTCCTG